atgttagtggttagaagttaattcacgaaaatccccccccccccccccccgagactcgaaccctggtctcctcgaacaccatgttaacatggtgaccaatgaggcaaagccccattggcataCGTATATCAATTTTAAATGTATAAATATAACAGGAAATTATAAGGGCTATGCCTTTTTATTAAAAATCATTTCATTCACCACCTAAGTTTGACTTGAATAGTATTGGTTGAGATTTAACTTGGAATACTGTTAATTCAGGTTCGATTTTCATTTCAAGTAGGGAGTTTTTAACTTTTTATGGTATTGTCAACATCAATGCGGTTTGAAAAGGTCTGTGAACGGTTTTTCCAACCTTCGATGATACTgtcaacatcgtcgcgaattgggtttCTCCTAACGCTTGTGTGAGTGACGAATGAAAGAATTCTAAGtagatttttatttaaaaaaaaaaaaaaaaaagccatttGATTCTCCCTAAAATTTTCCAGAATTGCAGCAACACAAATACTACTGCATACAAATATACATACAAAATCTGTATCTAAATCCTATCATCTGTTTTGTAGAAAAAAAACAGAACCACTTAATTAAGTAAACGGCTTTAAttcaaatatatattatttttttatcgtAGACAGAGTCCCTGGAATTTGGTTGGATTCTGGGGCAGGtttttttctattatttaaatcAGTCtcctttttgttttttgtttttttgttttttttttaatccaGTAATCGGTATATATACCCAGGAACTCAAGCATTTTGATCAGGGTTTATAccggttttaatatttatatttaagaagaagaaaaaacaGAGTAGGAGAAGAAGAAGAACTAGCTCTCTTGATTGTGGAGGGCTCAAATCAGCATTTTAGTAATCATAAAGGATTGTTTTTGTAATTCTTGATTTGAGCTCTTATCATGGCTGATGGTTATTTATCTTCCAAAAAGAAGGATGACTACTGGGACAACGTTTGTGGTCAGGtatatgtttgtatctatatatacatatttatataatatacctTGCATTCTATCTGTTATTAATTCAGTCTGTAAAAATGGGTTGTTTGCTTGATCAAAAATagaatgaatatgaatatgaatttcaTTTTCAGGTTTTTAGAATATGTTCATACAAGTGAATGAAGTGATCATGGTTAGAATATTGATTCTAGGGTTATAATGCTCTTTTTCAACTAAATACATGCTTTTCAATCACAATCACTATAGCATTTTGATTTGTAGTGATTAATGACCAAAATTAATAAGCATTTACTTAAATAATCAAAACAATATTGTGCTTCAGTCTGTTTTGTTGATTACTTGTTGccattttaagaaaaaaaaataatcagTCTGCTTTGTTGACACATTAAAGAATGTTCATAATAGTACTTCTTTATGTGTCACTCTATAAGCAAGTGAAGTTGAAGCTTATCAGGTTCCTTTTGGTTTTCAAAATTTGTAGGAGGAGTTAAGCAGAACAGCTCGAGTTCGTTGCATGATGCAAACTCTTGATTTGCGAACATTTATTGTAGTATTTATACTCATTCCGATCGGTTTTGTTGGTGCATACTTTCATGGACCAAAATTCACATCCTTTTTAAGACCATTATGGCAATCTCCCCCTAAACCTTTCATCACAATTCCCCATTATTATCATGAAAACGTTTCGATGACATCACTTTGCGAACTTCACGGTTGGGTGGTACGCGATTATCCAAGAAAGGTGTACGATGCGGTTTTATTCAATAATGAGATTGACATGCTTAATATTAGATGGAAAGAACTTTACCCTTATATCACCCAATTTGTGCTTCTTGAAACCAACTCTACATTCACAAGTATACCAAAACCACATTATTTCAAAATTAACAAAAAAAGATTCGATTTTGTTGAACCCCGTTTGACTTATGGGACGATTGGTGGTAGATTTAAAAAAGGCGAAAACCCTTTTTACGAAGAAGCGTATCAAAGAGTAGCACTTGATCATCTTCTTAGAATAGCTGGTATTGAAGATGATGATTTGCTGATAATGTCTGATGTTGATGAAATTCCTAGTGCTCATACGATTGATCTTTTGAGATGGTGTGACGGGCCCCCACAAATTGTACATTTAAATTTGAATAATTATTTGTACTCTTATGAGTTCAATGTAGATCATAGTAGTTGGAGAGCTTCAGTTCATCAGTATCAAAAGGGTAAAACAAGATATGTTCATTATCGACAGACGGATTATTTATTGGCGGATTCAGGGTGGCATTGTAGTTTTTGTTTTCGAAAGATTAGTGATTTTGTTTTTAAGATGAAAGCGTATAGTCATACGGATAGAGTAAGGTTCTCTCATTATCTTGATCTGAAACGGATTCAGAATGTGATTTGTAAGGGTGATGACTTGTACGATATGCTTCCCGAGGAGTACAC
This window of the Rutidosis leptorrhynchoides isolate AG116_Rl617_1_P2 chromosome 7, CSIRO_AGI_Rlap_v1, whole genome shotgun sequence genome carries:
- the LOC139856806 gene encoding uncharacterized protein isoform X2; this encodes MADGYLSSKKKDDYWDNVCGQVYEELSRTARVRCMMQTLDLRTFIVVFILIPIGFVGAYFHGPKFTSFLRPLWQSPPKPFITIPHYYHENVSMTSLCELHGWVVRDYPRKVYDAVLFNNEIDMLNIRWKELYPYITQFVLLETNSTFTSIPKPHYFKINKKRFDFVEPRLTYGTIGGRFKKGENPFYEEAYQRVALDHLLRIAGIEDDDLLIMSDVDEIPSAHTIDLLRWCDGPPQIVHLNLNNYLYSYEFNVDHSSWRASVHQYQKGKTRYVHYRQTDYLLADSGWHCSFCFRKISDFVFKMKAYSHTDRVRFSHYLDLKRIQNVICKGDDLYDMLPEEYTFKDIISKMGPISHSYSAVHLPSYLLNHADEYKYLLPGNCLREAE
- the LOC139856806 gene encoding uncharacterized protein isoform X1, giving the protein MADGYLSSKKKDDYWDNVCGQEELSRTARVRCMMQTLDLRTFIVVFILIPIGFVGAYFHGPKFTSFLRPLWQSPPKPFITIPHYYHENVSMTSLCELHGWVVRDYPRKVYDAVLFNNEIDMLNIRWKELYPYITQFVLLETNSTFTSIPKPHYFKINKKRFDFVEPRLTYGTIGGRFKKGENPFYEEAYQRVALDHLLRIAGIEDDDLLIMSDVDEIPSAHTIDLLRWCDGPPQIVHLNLNNYLYSYEFNVDHSSWRASVHQYQKGKTRYVHYRQTDYLLADSGWHCSFCFRKISDFVFKMKAYSHTDRVRFSHYLDLKRIQNVICKGDDLYDMLPEEYTFKDIISKMGPISHSYSAVHLPSYLLNHADEYKYLLPGNCLREAE
- the LOC139856806 gene encoding uncharacterized protein isoform X3, producing MADGYLSSKKKDDYWDNVCGQELSRTARVRCMMQTLDLRTFIVVFILIPIGFVGAYFHGPKFTSFLRPLWQSPPKPFITIPHYYHENVSMTSLCELHGWVVRDYPRKVYDAVLFNNEIDMLNIRWKELYPYITQFVLLETNSTFTSIPKPHYFKINKKRFDFVEPRLTYGTIGGRFKKGENPFYEEAYQRVALDHLLRIAGIEDDDLLIMSDVDEIPSAHTIDLLRWCDGPPQIVHLNLNNYLYSYEFNVDHSSWRASVHQYQKGKTRYVHYRQTDYLLADSGWHCSFCFRKISDFVFKMKAYSHTDRVRFSHYLDLKRIQNVICKGDDLYDMLPEEYTFKDIISKMGPISHSYSAVHLPSYLLNHADEYKYLLPGNCLREAE